In one Myxococcota bacterium genomic region, the following are encoded:
- a CDS encoding SH3 domain-containing protein — translation MRSGRTAEPAESTEIDAAVYRRAESVRAERLGREVERLRADLRQAEEALIAAESGMRGNHSRADAVSSLAEARIEVERAARRTPWRRGEIDEARSKLDDADAQVEKANFGAAMFFVYSAKRIAQGLEREASVLADAPDARFVLGQRVNLRSGPSTHEAVVDVLNEGTPVFAERSGDTWTLVRTLHGEVGWVHSSLLAHR, via the coding sequence ATGCGCTCCGGCCGCACGGCAGAGCCCGCCGAGTCGACCGAGATCGACGCCGCCGTGTACCGGCGCGCCGAGAGCGTGCGCGCCGAGCGCCTCGGGCGCGAGGTCGAGCGCCTGCGCGCCGACCTGCGCCAGGCCGAGGAGGCGCTGATCGCGGCCGAGTCGGGCATGCGCGGCAACCACTCGCGCGCCGACGCCGTGTCGTCGCTCGCCGAGGCGCGCATCGAGGTCGAGCGCGCGGCGCGCCGGACGCCGTGGCGGCGCGGCGAGATCGACGAGGCGCGCTCCAAGCTCGACGACGCCGACGCCCAGGTCGAGAAGGCGAACTTCGGCGCCGCCATGTTCTTCGTGTACAGCGCGAAGCGCATCGCGCAGGGGCTCGAGCGCGAGGCCAGCGTGCTCGCCGACGCGCCCGATGCGCGCTTCGTGCTCGGACAGCGCGTCAATCTCCGCAGCGGGCCTTCGACGCACGAGGCAGTGGTCGACGTGCTGAACGAGGGCACGCCCGTCTTCGCCGAGCGCAGCGGCGACACCTGGACGCTCGTCCGCACGCTGCACGGCGAGGTCGGCTGGGTGCACTCGAGCCTGCTGGCCCACCGCTAG
- a CDS encoding 4'-phosphopantetheinyl transferase superfamily protein has product MIGNDVVDLLDPESRPETLHPRFDTRVFTAAERAALAAHEPARAARLRWKLWAAKEAAYKLARKRSAATVFSPTRFEIAAPEAAADASELVVTHEGSRHRVVFAETDGALHAVATDLRPARGAVLTGWRRLALGDLDAADPEAPGRAVRALVCEQVAPRLGVRADELEVRRRGRIPYLCLRGEPLDADLSLSHHGEWLGFACELAPGTAAGGAPAPAGGER; this is encoded by the coding sequence ATGATCGGCAATGACGTCGTCGACCTGCTCGATCCCGAGTCGCGCCCCGAGACGCTCCACCCGCGCTTCGACACGCGCGTGTTCACGGCGGCCGAGCGCGCGGCGCTCGCCGCGCACGAGCCCGCGCGCGCCGCGCGTCTGCGCTGGAAGCTCTGGGCCGCGAAGGAGGCCGCCTACAAGCTCGCGCGCAAGCGCAGCGCCGCGACCGTCTTCTCGCCGACGCGCTTCGAGATCGCCGCGCCCGAGGCCGCTGCGGACGCGAGCGAGCTCGTCGTGACGCACGAGGGTTCGCGCCACCGCGTCGTCTTCGCCGAGACGGACGGCGCGCTGCACGCGGTGGCGACCGACCTGCGGCCGGCGCGCGGCGCGGTGCTCACCGGGTGGCGGCGGCTCGCGCTCGGCGACCTCGACGCCGCCGATCCCGAAGCGCCGGGCCGCGCCGTGCGCGCGCTCGTCTGCGAGCAGGTCGCGCCGCGCCTCGGCGTGCGCGCCGACGAGCTCGAGGTGCGACGCCGCGGCCGCATCCCGTACCTCTGCCTGCGCGGCGAGCCGCTCGACGCCGACCTCTCGCTCTCGCACCACGGCGAGTGGCTCGGGTTCGCGTGCGAGCTCGCGCCCGGGACGGCGGCGGGCGGCGCACCCGCGCCGGCCGGAGGCGAGCGATGA
- a CDS encoding biotin carboxylase N-terminal domain-containing protein has translation MSAERRVLRRLAIVNRGEAAMRCIRAVKALRELEGARLDAIALYTDADRDAPFVRHADHALRLESPRGAVAAYLDHDGLVEALRATRADAVWPGWGFVAEDAEFVERLREAGIAFLGPSPEAMRAVGDKIAAKQLAERAGVPVSRWNGGPLADADEARREADAIGYPIVLKASAGGGGRGIRMIAKGDEIAAAFASASSEALAAFGDGRLFLEERVVGGRHIEVQIAADLYGHVFALGSRDCSVQRRHQKVLEEAPPPHMAPELRARVEASAVNIAREVGYAGVGTVEFLVAGDRFVFLEVNPRLQVEHGITEMLIGLDLVQLQIRIARGESLAGLAVSERGVAIEARVCAEDPDQGFIPSPGRIACFNPMVGSGVRVDTGVAAGTTVPADFDSLVAKVIATGDTREEARARLACALRDFELVVEGGATNKGYLLEMLASRDYREGGVDTAWLDRWSQAREASAAGADIALVAAGILAYQRQRGLARLNFYADPTSLSAQLVPPSQGRQIDLSHGADTYRLDVYAIGSWRYRVHLDGRAITAAMSEEGSHSARLVIDDRVHRVLYDATEVGLRIELDGHPHRFGWQTLGQVRSSTPAMVVAIHVQPGDRVEAGQRLGLVEAMKMEIGFEAPVSGTVTEVIARPGQKVAAGELLLAIDPGDESADGGSPAERLALPAQDDPLALLFRGASAGAGGLGGADLTGAAAAEAALRRKALETVRDEIRRVLLGYDANPERTRSLIDFLEAELPDELPVDFLRGLAALRRELPLFADVERLFIRSPRASVSGELGPSNNARLRVYLRRMRAAGSGIAEEFLELLRAALRHYDIPDLEHSDPLERAVLRMLATQQGPTLRRDLVRALVSMLTRLAARVDLTNDSRLEAALGLIGGMRGLVPDALADAAIDARYSIFEGPRMEKRIEPSSKELEAWLSSAESRPTLPADHVLYELAVAPQTIFQRVGRWLDSPDPARRDIALAAHLQRRYASDTALERGALLGNGASVQWVRAGERGVVLATVCNEKDAPGCARTLVETAGEWHRDGEAVAAIELVIPGVEAERTGEVAAAIADVVAAQRVAPRFTIELHTDEGEVACRTYELVLGGMEHAARYCDVHPEIAERIDLQRLSAFDLERMPGEEGIYAFHGRSRDVPGDERIFVLADVPGRFPHAGREAEPYIANFERAFHRATSRLRGALQERDPRRNLQWNRIALYVGAAIQLDADTAASLAHRLAPATRHLGLEKLLVRLNLFDPSDAERPPRPVELVFTDPTGHQMEINWRPPHRAPLHPAQDYERKVALARSRGLVYPYEIVRMLTSDDARAVGADFADGDVRVALPKGTFEEYDVTTGGRIAMSVDGREYGSNRSGIVFGIITTPTPKVPEGMQRVLVLSDPTAGMGALSAPECDRIVAAIDLAERRGLPVEWVPVSSGAKIAMDSGTENLDATARVVRRIVTFTQGGGEIHVIVQGVNVGAQSYFDALATMLMHTRGVLIMTPGASMVLTGRAALEASGAVSAEDEVAIGGFERIMGPNGEGQYYARNLADAYRTLYDYYDVSYVVPGESRPRRAATSDPAARSVCDFPLEGADAQGFATVGEIFDASANPGRKKPFPMRAVMRALLDQDAGAIERWRQLTGGETAVVWDAHLGGFPVTLIGIESHTLPRDGYRPLDGPESWTGGTLFPHSSKKVARAINAASGNRPVVVLANLSGFDGSPESLRKLQLEYGAEIARAVVNFEGPILFLVVSRYHGGAYVVFSQELNEGLEASALTGSYASVIGGSAAAAVVFARDVRARASADPRVAEARRRLRQRWSADAQAAFDQLLDDVTLEHQSALAQEFDAVHSVERARDVGSIGAIYDASDMRARLIERLEAALG, from the coding sequence ATGAGCGCCGAGCGCCGCGTGCTGCGACGCCTCGCCATCGTGAACCGCGGCGAGGCGGCCATGCGCTGCATCCGCGCGGTGAAGGCGCTGCGCGAGCTCGAGGGCGCTCGGCTCGACGCGATTGCGCTCTACACCGACGCCGACCGCGACGCGCCGTTCGTGCGCCACGCCGACCACGCGCTGCGGCTCGAGTCGCCGCGCGGCGCGGTCGCCGCCTATCTCGACCACGACGGGCTCGTCGAGGCGCTGCGCGCGACGCGCGCCGACGCGGTCTGGCCGGGCTGGGGGTTCGTCGCCGAGGACGCGGAGTTCGTCGAGCGGCTGCGCGAAGCCGGCATCGCCTTCCTCGGGCCGAGCCCCGAGGCGATGCGCGCGGTCGGCGACAAGATCGCCGCGAAGCAGCTCGCCGAGCGCGCGGGCGTTCCCGTCTCGCGCTGGAACGGCGGCCCGCTCGCCGACGCCGACGAGGCGCGCCGCGAGGCCGACGCGATCGGCTACCCGATCGTGCTGAAGGCATCGGCCGGCGGCGGCGGCCGCGGCATCCGCATGATCGCGAAGGGCGACGAGATCGCGGCCGCGTTCGCGTCGGCGTCGTCCGAGGCGCTCGCGGCCTTCGGCGACGGACGGCTCTTCCTCGAGGAGCGCGTCGTCGGCGGGCGGCACATCGAGGTGCAGATCGCGGCCGACCTCTACGGCCACGTCTTCGCGCTCGGCTCGCGCGACTGCTCGGTGCAGCGCCGCCACCAGAAGGTGCTCGAGGAGGCGCCGCCGCCGCACATGGCGCCCGAGCTGCGCGCGCGCGTCGAGGCGTCGGCCGTGAACATCGCGCGCGAGGTCGGCTACGCGGGCGTCGGCACCGTCGAGTTCCTCGTCGCCGGCGATCGCTTCGTGTTCCTCGAGGTGAACCCGCGGCTGCAGGTCGAGCACGGCATCACCGAGATGCTGATCGGGCTCGACCTCGTGCAGCTGCAGATCCGCATCGCGCGCGGCGAGTCGCTCGCCGGTCTCGCGGTGAGCGAGCGCGGCGTGGCGATCGAGGCGCGCGTGTGCGCCGAGGACCCCGACCAGGGCTTCATCCCGTCGCCCGGTCGCATCGCGTGCTTCAACCCGATGGTGGGCTCGGGCGTGCGCGTCGACACCGGCGTCGCGGCGGGCACGACGGTGCCGGCCGACTTCGACTCGCTCGTGGCGAAGGTGATCGCGACGGGCGACACGCGCGAGGAGGCGCGCGCGCGGCTCGCGTGCGCGCTGCGCGACTTCGAGCTCGTCGTCGAGGGCGGCGCGACGAACAAGGGCTACCTGCTCGAGATGCTCGCGTCGCGCGACTACCGCGAGGGCGGCGTCGACACGGCGTGGCTCGACCGCTGGTCGCAGGCGCGCGAGGCGAGCGCGGCCGGCGCCGACATCGCGCTCGTGGCCGCCGGCATCCTCGCCTACCAGCGCCAGCGCGGGCTCGCGCGGCTCAACTTCTACGCCGATCCGACGTCGCTCTCCGCGCAGCTCGTGCCGCCCTCGCAGGGCCGGCAGATCGACCTGAGCCACGGCGCGGACACGTACCGGCTCGACGTCTACGCGATCGGCTCGTGGCGCTATCGCGTGCACCTCGACGGCCGCGCCATCACGGCCGCGATGAGCGAGGAGGGCTCGCACTCGGCGCGCCTCGTCATCGACGACCGCGTGCACCGCGTGCTCTACGACGCGACCGAGGTCGGGCTCCGCATCGAGCTCGACGGTCACCCGCACCGCTTCGGCTGGCAGACGCTCGGCCAGGTGCGCAGCTCGACGCCGGCGATGGTGGTCGCGATCCACGTGCAGCCGGGCGACCGCGTCGAGGCGGGGCAGCGGCTCGGCCTCGTCGAGGCCATGAAGATGGAGATCGGCTTCGAGGCGCCGGTCTCGGGCACGGTGACGGAGGTGATCGCGCGCCCCGGCCAGAAGGTCGCGGCGGGCGAGCTGCTGCTCGCGATCGATCCCGGCGACGAGAGCGCCGACGGCGGGTCGCCCGCCGAGCGCCTCGCGCTGCCCGCGCAGGACGATCCGCTCGCGCTGCTCTTCCGCGGCGCGAGCGCCGGCGCCGGCGGCCTCGGCGGGGCGGACCTCACGGGCGCGGCCGCGGCCGAGGCCGCGCTTCGGCGCAAGGCGCTCGAGACCGTGCGCGACGAGATCCGCCGCGTGCTGCTCGGCTACGACGCGAACCCCGAGCGCACGCGCAGCCTGATCGACTTCCTCGAGGCCGAGCTGCCCGACGAGCTTCCCGTCGACTTCCTGCGCGGGCTCGCCGCGCTGCGCCGCGAGCTCCCGCTCTTCGCGGACGTCGAGCGGCTCTTCATCCGCTCGCCGCGCGCGTCGGTGTCGGGCGAGCTCGGGCCGTCGAACAACGCGCGGCTCCGCGTGTACCTGCGGCGCATGCGCGCGGCGGGGAGCGGCATCGCCGAGGAGTTCCTCGAGCTGCTGCGCGCCGCGCTGCGCCACTACGACATTCCCGACCTCGAGCACTCCGACCCGCTCGAGCGCGCCGTGCTGCGCATGCTCGCGACGCAGCAGGGCCCGACGCTGCGGCGCGACCTCGTGCGCGCGCTCGTCTCGATGCTGACGCGGCTCGCCGCGCGCGTGGATCTGACGAACGACTCGCGGCTCGAGGCGGCGCTCGGCCTGATCGGCGGGATGCGCGGTCTCGTCCCGGACGCGCTCGCCGACGCCGCGATCGACGCGCGCTACTCGATCTTCGAAGGCCCGCGGATGGAGAAGCGCATCGAGCCGAGCAGCAAGGAGCTCGAGGCGTGGCTCTCGTCGGCGGAGAGCCGGCCGACGCTGCCCGCCGATCACGTGCTCTACGAGCTCGCCGTCGCGCCGCAGACGATCTTCCAGCGCGTCGGACGCTGGCTCGATTCACCCGACCCGGCGCGCCGCGACATCGCGCTCGCCGCGCACCTGCAGCGACGCTATGCGAGCGACACGGCGCTCGAGCGCGGCGCGCTGCTCGGCAACGGCGCGAGCGTGCAGTGGGTGCGCGCGGGCGAGCGCGGCGTCGTGCTCGCGACCGTGTGCAACGAGAAGGACGCGCCGGGCTGCGCGCGCACGCTCGTCGAGACCGCGGGCGAGTGGCACCGCGACGGCGAGGCCGTCGCGGCGATCGAGCTCGTGATCCCGGGCGTCGAGGCCGAGCGGACGGGCGAGGTGGCGGCCGCGATCGCGGACGTCGTCGCGGCGCAGCGCGTGGCGCCGCGCTTCACGATCGAGCTGCACACGGACGAGGGCGAGGTGGCGTGCCGGACGTACGAGCTCGTGCTCGGCGGCATGGAGCACGCGGCGCGCTACTGCGACGTCCACCCCGAGATCGCCGAGCGCATCGACCTGCAGCGCCTGTCGGCCTTCGACCTCGAGCGCATGCCCGGCGAGGAGGGCATCTACGCGTTCCACGGTCGCAGCCGCGACGTGCCGGGTGACGAGCGCATCTTCGTGCTCGCCGACGTGCCCGGGCGCTTCCCGCACGCGGGCCGCGAGGCGGAGCCCTACATCGCGAACTTCGAGCGCGCGTTCCACCGCGCGACGAGCCGCCTGCGCGGCGCGCTGCAGGAGCGCGACCCGCGGCGCAACCTGCAGTGGAACCGGATCGCGCTCTACGTCGGCGCGGCCATCCAGCTCGACGCCGACACCGCCGCCTCGCTCGCGCACCGGCTCGCGCCGGCGACGCGGCACCTCGGGCTCGAGAAGCTGCTCGTGCGGCTCAACCTGTTCGACCCGAGCGACGCCGAGCGCCCGCCGCGCCCGGTCGAGCTCGTGTTCACCGACCCGACCGGCCACCAGATGGAGATCAACTGGCGGCCCCCGCACCGCGCTCCGCTCCACCCGGCGCAGGACTACGAGCGCAAGGTCGCGCTCGCCCGCAGCCGGGGGCTCGTCTACCCGTACGAGATCGTCCGCATGCTCACGAGCGACGATGCGCGCGCCGTGGGCGCGGACTTCGCGGACGGCGACGTGCGCGTCGCGCTGCCGAAGGGGACGTTCGAGGAGTACGACGTCACGACGGGCGGGCGGATCGCGATGTCCGTCGACGGCCGCGAGTACGGCAGCAACCGCTCGGGCATCGTGTTCGGGATCATCACGACGCCGACGCCGAAGGTGCCCGAGGGCATGCAGCGCGTGCTCGTGCTGTCCGACCCGACGGCGGGCATGGGCGCGCTCTCCGCGCCCGAGTGCGACCGCATCGTCGCCGCGATCGACCTGGCCGAGCGGCGCGGGCTGCCCGTCGAGTGGGTGCCCGTCTCGTCGGGCGCGAAGATCGCGATGGACAGCGGCACCGAGAACCTCGACGCCACCGCGCGCGTCGTCCGCCGCATCGTCACGTTCACGCAGGGCGGCGGCGAGATCCACGTGATCGTGCAGGGCGTCAACGTCGGCGCGCAGAGCTACTTCGACGCGCTCGCCACGATGCTCATGCACACGCGCGGCGTGCTGATCATGACGCCCGGCGCGTCGATGGTGCTGACGGGGCGCGCGGCGCTCGAGGCGTCGGGCGCGGTGTCGGCCGAGGACGAGGTCGCGATCGGCGGCTTCGAGCGCATCATGGGGCCGAACGGCGAGGGCCAGTACTACGCGCGCAACCTCGCCGACGCGTACCGCACGCTCTACGACTACTACGACGTGAGCTACGTGGTGCCCGGCGAGTCGCGCCCGCGGCGCGCCGCGACGAGCGACCCCGCCGCGCGCTCGGTCTGCGACTTCCCGCTCGAGGGCGCCGACGCGCAGGGCTTCGCGACGGTCGGCGAGATCTTCGACGCGAGCGCGAACCCGGGCCGCAAGAAGCCCTTCCCGATGCGCGCCGTGATGCGCGCGCTGCTCGACCAGGACGCCGGCGCGATCGAGCGCTGGCGGCAGCTCACGGGCGGCGAGACGGCGGTCGTCTGGGACGCGCACCTCGGCGGCTTCCCGGTGACGCTGATCGGCATCGAGAGCCACACGCTCCCGCGCGACGGCTATCGCCCGCTCGACGGCCCCGAGAGCTGGACGGGCGGCACGCTCTTCCCGCACTCGTCCAAGAAGGTCGCCCGCGCGATCAACGCGGCGAGCGGCAACCGGCCCGTCGTGGTGCTCGCGAACCTGTCGGGCTTCGACGGCTCGCCCGAGAGCCTGCGCAAGCTGCAGCTCGAGTACGGGGCGGAGATCGCGCGCGCGGTGGTGAACTTCGAGGGCCCGATCCTCTTCCTCGTCGTCTCGCGCTACCACGGCGGCGCGTACGTCGTGTTCTCGCAGGAGCTGAACGAGGGGCTCGAGGCGTCCGCGCTCACGGGCTCCTACGCGTCGGTGATCGGCGGAAGCGCCGCGGCGGCGGTCGTGTTCGCGCGCGACGTGCGCGCGCGCGCGTCGGCCGACCCGCGCGTCGCCGAGGCGCGCCGACGCCTGCGCCAGCGCTGGTCGGCCGACGCGCAGGCCGCCTTCGACCAGCTGCTCGACGACGTCACGCTCGAGCACCAGTCCGCCCTCGCGCAGGAGTTCGACGCCGTGCACAGCGTCGAGCGGGCGCGCGACGTCGGCTCGATCGGCGCGATCTACGACGCGTCCGACATGCGCGCGCGCCTGATCGAGCGCCTCGAAGCCGCGCTCGGCTGA
- a CDS encoding diguanylate cyclase: MPDRSGEHWRLGLRSLPVRITLFVLAATIITSVTVTALSVFSMRSFLRAKIDQKFPEILSSASDKLDLWFDQRRLELGVFASSGVVVDNLGSIRAGVAGARLDRARGEIETYARYVSESSPPYAALFVLDAGGATVASVGQAVALTPTERAAIESRARAQVESSTLYALGSRHKLATAAVVAPDGERIGSLHALLRTDTVEAQLASDDLGPTGAVYVVDGRGQLVLGTAAGGPAAAALAEEADGRVREYEKPNGERMVGAARALERFGWTLVVEESYADAFAPATAAVRRILGLELALALALCAAGAAIARSISHPIRGLAEAASRISHGERDVAIPAIANRDEVGLLARTIASMLARLAASRQEIERSHAEVAAANAQLTADKRELQRANEILEQLSITDGLTKLHNHRFFQDQLVRETRRADRTGEPLALVLIDIDHFKRWNDRLGHAAGDEILRKIAGVLSEATRSSDLLARYGGEEFALLLPNTELDGARALAEKARSLVSGTQLVVAPETEDERLTISAGVALYRGDRKALFTAADEALYRAKSDGRDCVVAEGD, translated from the coding sequence ATGCCGGATCGCAGCGGTGAACACTGGCGCCTCGGCCTGCGCTCGCTGCCGGTCCGCATCACGCTCTTCGTGCTCGCGGCCACGATCATCACCTCCGTCACCGTGACCGCACTCTCCGTCTTCTCGATGCGCTCCTTCCTGCGCGCGAAGATCGACCAGAAGTTCCCCGAGATCCTGTCCTCCGCGAGCGACAAGCTCGACCTGTGGTTCGACCAGCGACGCCTCGAGCTCGGCGTCTTCGCCAGCAGCGGCGTCGTCGTCGACAACCTCGGCTCGATCCGCGCGGGCGTCGCGGGTGCGCGCCTCGACCGCGCGCGCGGCGAGATCGAGACCTACGCGCGCTACGTCAGCGAGAGCTCGCCGCCCTACGCGGCGCTGTTCGTCCTCGACGCCGGCGGCGCGACCGTCGCGAGCGTCGGGCAGGCCGTCGCGCTCACGCCGACCGAGCGCGCCGCGATCGAGAGCCGCGCGCGCGCGCAGGTCGAGAGCAGCACGCTCTACGCGCTCGGGTCGCGTCACAAGCTCGCGACCGCGGCCGTCGTCGCGCCGGACGGCGAGCGGATCGGCAGCCTGCACGCGCTGCTGCGCACGGACACCGTCGAGGCGCAGCTCGCGAGCGACGATCTCGGGCCGACCGGCGCCGTGTACGTCGTCGACGGGCGCGGCCAGCTCGTGCTCGGAACGGCCGCGGGCGGCCCGGCCGCCGCCGCGCTGGCCGAGGAGGCCGACGGCCGCGTCCGCGAGTACGAGAAGCCGAACGGCGAGCGCATGGTCGGCGCGGCCCGCGCGCTCGAACGGTTCGGGTGGACGCTCGTCGTCGAGGAGAGCTACGCGGACGCGTTCGCGCCGGCGACGGCCGCCGTGCGCCGCATCCTCGGGCTCGAGCTCGCACTGGCGCTCGCGCTCTGCGCCGCGGGCGCCGCGATCGCGCGCTCGATCTCGCATCCGATCCGCGGCCTCGCCGAGGCCGCGTCCCGCATCAGCCACGGCGAGCGCGACGTCGCGATCCCCGCGATCGCGAACCGCGACGAGGTCGGCCTGCTCGCGCGCACGATCGCGTCGATGCTCGCGCGCCTCGCCGCGAGCCGGCAGGAGATCGAGCGCAGCCACGCCGAGGTGGCCGCGGCGAACGCGCAGCTCACGGCCGACAAGCGCGAGCTGCAGCGCGCGAACGAGATCCTCGAGCAGCTCTCGATCACCGACGGCCTGACGAAGCTCCACAACCACCGCTTCTTCCAGGATCAGCTCGTGCGGGAGACGCGACGCGCCGACCGCACGGGCGAGCCGCTCGCGCTCGTGCTGATCGACATCGATCACTTCAAGCGCTGGAACGACCGGCTGGGCCACGCGGCGGGCGACGAGATCCTGCGCAAGATCGCGGGCGTGCTCTCCGAGGCGACGCGCTCGTCCGACCTGCTGGCGCGCTACGGCGGCGAGGAGTTCGCGCTGCTGCTTCCGAACACCGAGCTCGACGGCGCGCGCGCGCTCGCGGAGAAGGCGCGCTCGCTCGTGAGCGGAACGCAGCTCGTCGTCGCGCCCGAGACCGAGGACGAGCGCCTCACGATCTCGGCGGGCGTCGCGCTCTACCGCGGCGATCGCAAGGCGCTCTTCACCGCCGCCGACGAGGCGCTCTACCGGGCCAAGAGCGACGGACGCGACTGCGTCGTCGCCGAGGGCGACTGA